From a single Solenopsis invicta isolate M01_SB chromosome 6, UNIL_Sinv_3.0, whole genome shotgun sequence genomic region:
- the LOC105205239 gene encoding uncharacterized protein LOC105205239 isoform X1, producing MEAGSSLAHMTILPYVAAEMCVRLLQNRAETRIMRRRPGHISLWNAITGEFEQLEALRSNNTAFCSVNVVNDLRGKTLVVATDLMHPYIIINVNESGVTGFIGDIWTILEETLKFKTIYQRARHTTVATLMNGDTHALLIAMAMYIYPSSHFAYSVPFTTNSYSLFVQSDGAIDMKWWYVNIFSRSLWLVFFTSIVCIACSIVGIYRIKKFVHVNYAECDDELSSLSFNLLYVLGGQGFQKVPRSFSLRLIILSSLIMGMLVSCGFSSTLTSCLANKGNSVSLTNLNDVVMKRTHSLCIRNDSTAYVHFTVDGSPEGDLQDEWNELLNYDCPDMRDREAVASNLCRPGFAYFEAPAVFLPIYRKVQHECDIVQLPDNYWSVRLAFLHARASQYRKLLDNYLMRMRSAGILNFLEKKWISQQTYSHSDYLQSNSFQPVEYMHVRLTTGLFYIMMIISALICIFENIWYKLQHMRKLKNSNSILLGIHDNNLSLMEKRYKIRSRLEQRRKLSWILSESLKNPEFLQNVKIRINRW from the exons ATGGAGGCCGGTTCGTCGCTCGCACAC ATGACGATACTTCCGTATGTCGCGGCGGAGATGTGCGTCAGACTCCTGCAGAACAGGGCGGAAACTCGGATAATGCGGAGGAGACCGGGACACATTTCGCTTTGGAACGCGATCACGGGGGAATTCGAGCAACTCGAGGCGTTAAGATCGAACAACACCGCTTTCTGTAGTGTCAACGTGGTGAACGACTTGCGTGGGAAGACCCTCGTTGTCGCCACAGATTTA ATGCATCCATACATCATCATAAATGTAAACGAGAGCGGAGTCACGGGATTCATAGGGGACATTTGGACGATTTTAGAAGAAACTTTGAAATTCAA GACGATTTACCAAAGAGCGAGACATACGACCGTCGCAACGCTGATGAATGGAGATACTCACGCACTGCTGATCGCCATGGCGATGTATATATACCCATCGAGCCATTTCGCCTACAGCGTGCCGTTCACGACCAACTC ATACTCTCTATTTGTCCAGTCGGACGGTGCGATTGATATGAAGTGGTGGTACGTTAATATCTTCAGCCGCAGCTTATGGCTGGTATTTTTCACATCCATCGTATGTATCGCATGCAGCATCGTGGGAATATACCGTATAAAGAAATTCGTGCATGTTAACTATGCGGAGTGCGATGACGAGCTTTCCTCGCTATCTTTCAATCTTCTTTACGTTTTGGGTGGTCAAG GATTTCAGAAAGTGCCAAGAAGCTTCTCTCTCCGATTAATAATCTTGTCTTCTCTGATAATGGGAATGTTGGTATCATGCGGATTCAGCAGTACTCTTACTTCTTGCCTGGCGAATAAAGGAAACTCCGTTTCCTTAACTAATCTTAACGACGTGGTGATGAAAAGGACACACTCGCTTTGTATTAGGAACGACAGCACCGCATATGTCCACTTTACAGTg gATGGATCACCGGAAGGCGACCTTCAGGATGAGTGGAACGAATTGCTGAACTATGACTGTCCCGATATGAGGGACAGGGAGGCTGTCGCTTCAAATTTATGCCGTCCGGGTTTCGCCTATTTCGAAGCACCGGCCGTATTTCTACCGATCTATCGTAAAGTTCAGCATGAGTGTGACATCGTACAATTGCCTGATAACTATTGGAGTGTCAGATTGGCGTTTCTGCACGCCAGAGCGTCGCAATATCGTAAACTCCTTGACAATTA CTTGATGCGTATGCGTTCGGCTGGAATATTGAATTTTCTTGAGAAGAAGTGGATCTCACAGCAAACTTACAGTCACTCTGATTATCTTCAATCAAACAGCTTCCAACCTGTCGAATATATGCACGTTCGCTTAACTACCGGACTGTTCTACATAATGATGATTATTAGTGCACTCATCTGCATTTTCGAAAATATATGGTACAAATTACAACATATGCGAAAATTAAAGAATTCTAACTCAATATTATTGGGAATACATGACAACAACTTGAGTTTAATGGAGAAGCGTTATAAAATAAGATCGCGACTTGAGCAGCGTCGGAAGCTTAGCTGGATATTGTctgaaagtttaaaaaatccagaatttcttcaaaatgtcaaaatacgAATTAATCGATGGTAA
- the LOC105205239 gene encoding uncharacterized protein LOC105205239 isoform X2: MTILPYVAAEMCVRLLQNRAETRIMRRRPGHISLWNAITGEFEQLEALRSNNTAFCSVNVVNDLRGKTLVVATDLMHPYIIINVNESGVTGFIGDIWTILEETLKFKTIYQRARHTTVATLMNGDTHALLIAMAMYIYPSSHFAYSVPFTTNSYSLFVQSDGAIDMKWWYVNIFSRSLWLVFFTSIVCIACSIVGIYRIKKFVHVNYAECDDELSSLSFNLLYVLGGQGFQKVPRSFSLRLIILSSLIMGMLVSCGFSSTLTSCLANKGNSVSLTNLNDVVMKRTHSLCIRNDSTAYVHFTVDGSPEGDLQDEWNELLNYDCPDMRDREAVASNLCRPGFAYFEAPAVFLPIYRKVQHECDIVQLPDNYWSVRLAFLHARASQYRKLLDNYLMRMRSAGILNFLEKKWISQQTYSHSDYLQSNSFQPVEYMHVRLTTGLFYIMMIISALICIFENIWYKLQHMRKLKNSNSILLGIHDNNLSLMEKRYKIRSRLEQRRKLSWILSESLKNPEFLQNVKIRINRW; the protein is encoded by the exons ATGACGATACTTCCGTATGTCGCGGCGGAGATGTGCGTCAGACTCCTGCAGAACAGGGCGGAAACTCGGATAATGCGGAGGAGACCGGGACACATTTCGCTTTGGAACGCGATCACGGGGGAATTCGAGCAACTCGAGGCGTTAAGATCGAACAACACCGCTTTCTGTAGTGTCAACGTGGTGAACGACTTGCGTGGGAAGACCCTCGTTGTCGCCACAGATTTA ATGCATCCATACATCATCATAAATGTAAACGAGAGCGGAGTCACGGGATTCATAGGGGACATTTGGACGATTTTAGAAGAAACTTTGAAATTCAA GACGATTTACCAAAGAGCGAGACATACGACCGTCGCAACGCTGATGAATGGAGATACTCACGCACTGCTGATCGCCATGGCGATGTATATATACCCATCGAGCCATTTCGCCTACAGCGTGCCGTTCACGACCAACTC ATACTCTCTATTTGTCCAGTCGGACGGTGCGATTGATATGAAGTGGTGGTACGTTAATATCTTCAGCCGCAGCTTATGGCTGGTATTTTTCACATCCATCGTATGTATCGCATGCAGCATCGTGGGAATATACCGTATAAAGAAATTCGTGCATGTTAACTATGCGGAGTGCGATGACGAGCTTTCCTCGCTATCTTTCAATCTTCTTTACGTTTTGGGTGGTCAAG GATTTCAGAAAGTGCCAAGAAGCTTCTCTCTCCGATTAATAATCTTGTCTTCTCTGATAATGGGAATGTTGGTATCATGCGGATTCAGCAGTACTCTTACTTCTTGCCTGGCGAATAAAGGAAACTCCGTTTCCTTAACTAATCTTAACGACGTGGTGATGAAAAGGACACACTCGCTTTGTATTAGGAACGACAGCACCGCATATGTCCACTTTACAGTg gATGGATCACCGGAAGGCGACCTTCAGGATGAGTGGAACGAATTGCTGAACTATGACTGTCCCGATATGAGGGACAGGGAGGCTGTCGCTTCAAATTTATGCCGTCCGGGTTTCGCCTATTTCGAAGCACCGGCCGTATTTCTACCGATCTATCGTAAAGTTCAGCATGAGTGTGACATCGTACAATTGCCTGATAACTATTGGAGTGTCAGATTGGCGTTTCTGCACGCCAGAGCGTCGCAATATCGTAAACTCCTTGACAATTA CTTGATGCGTATGCGTTCGGCTGGAATATTGAATTTTCTTGAGAAGAAGTGGATCTCACAGCAAACTTACAGTCACTCTGATTATCTTCAATCAAACAGCTTCCAACCTGTCGAATATATGCACGTTCGCTTAACTACCGGACTGTTCTACATAATGATGATTATTAGTGCACTCATCTGCATTTTCGAAAATATATGGTACAAATTACAACATATGCGAAAATTAAAGAATTCTAACTCAATATTATTGGGAATACATGACAACAACTTGAGTTTAATGGAGAAGCGTTATAAAATAAGATCGCGACTTGAGCAGCGTCGGAAGCTTAGCTGGATATTGTctgaaagtttaaaaaatccagaatttcttcaaaatgtcaaaatacgAATTAATCGATGGTAA